A stretch of the Parabacteroides timonensis genome encodes the following:
- a CDS encoding DUF4837 family protein, which produces MKKISLLISLFMFLVLLGSCSSGPVGKRATGLAYEVVVVMKKANWDGPSGTAIKKELTSDVPGLPQSEPALKITYVDPSQFDGLLTYVRNILIVNIDPAIYTKASVSYENDRWAKGQVVVTLNAPSPEAIIEYMDAHPKALVDFFVKTEMNRAMDQLQKDYSAVVMENLKNNHDLMLNAPANMTYYRDTTDFFWASNNANTGRTDLIVYTFPYTDPNTFTAEYLIAKRDSVLKKNLPGAFPESYMATETRADVSYTPITVNGQYCGVLRGLWKMVGDMMGGPFVSHVRLDEKNNRVVVAEGFVFAPETDKRNFIRRIEAALYTLRLPGEFNKSVDEKLDIPENKK; this is translated from the coding sequence ATGAAAAAGATTTCTTTACTGATTAGCTTATTCATGTTTCTGGTATTGCTGGGATCATGTAGCTCTGGGCCGGTTGGAAAACGGGCTACAGGACTTGCTTATGAAGTCGTTGTTGTAATGAAAAAAGCAAATTGGGATGGCCCTTCGGGAACGGCTATTAAAAAAGAGCTGACCTCCGATGTCCCGGGACTTCCTCAATCTGAACCCGCATTAAAAATAACTTATGTGGATCCTTCTCAATTCGATGGGTTATTGACTTATGTTCGTAATATTCTGATCGTAAATATCGATCCTGCTATTTATACGAAAGCTTCCGTAAGTTATGAAAATGACCGTTGGGCCAAAGGGCAGGTCGTTGTAACATTGAATGCTCCCTCTCCGGAAGCTATCATCGAATATATGGATGCACATCCGAAGGCGTTGGTGGATTTCTTCGTGAAGACGGAAATGAATCGTGCCATGGATCAGTTGCAGAAAGATTATAGTGCGGTTGTTATGGAAAACCTTAAAAATAACCATGACCTGATGCTGAATGCTCCTGCCAATATGACTTATTATCGCGATACGACTGATTTCTTTTGGGCATCTAATAACGCGAATACCGGGCGTACGGATTTAATCGTATATACATTCCCTTATACGGATCCGAACACCTTTACGGCCGAATATCTGATCGCTAAACGCGATTCTGTTCTGAAAAAAAATTTGCCGGGAGCTTTTCCTGAATCTTATATGGCAACCGAAACACGTGCCGATGTAAGTTACACGCCGATAACAGTGAATGGACAGTATTGTGGCGTGTTACGTGGTTTATGGAAAATGGTCGGTGATATGATGGGTGGCCCGTTTGTCAGCCATGTCCGCCTGGATGAAAAAAACAACCGGGTCGTTGTGGCCGAAGGTTTTGTTTTTGCCCCGGAGACGGATAAACGTAATTTCATTCGTCGTATAGAGGCTGCATTGTATACCCTTCGTCTGCCGGGTGAATTTAACAAGTCCGTAGATGAAAAGCTGGATATTCCTGAAAATAAGAAATAA
- a CDS encoding lysophospholipid acyltransferase family protein, producing the protein MKKSVVDINDLQEAAPFFKSRIGTFLGKLLIKGLSVDKVNRVHANNCHLRGSAFTSALLSDPLIDIKYNLHNAEILDHLPEGAFITISNHPIGSVDGIMLIDIMASRRPDFKVMVNGVLTKIGAMQDNFVSVMPDSTGNGPNPANINGVRYSLQRLKEGHPMGFFPAGAISFYNKQDKAIHDLPWTHSVIRLIKKANVPVYPVYFDFLNSRFFYWLGSISWKIRTLRIPAEAFNKRGKTVDVYVGEPISPEEIKKFTDDTALAEFLFNKTYGAKK; encoded by the coding sequence ATGAAAAAGAGCGTAGTAGACATTAATGATTTGCAGGAAGCTGCCCCGTTCTTCAAAAGCCGTATAGGCACCTTCCTGGGCAAATTATTGATTAAAGGGTTAAGTGTTGATAAAGTAAACAGGGTACATGCCAATAATTGTCATCTGCGCGGTTCTGCATTTACATCTGCGCTTCTGAGTGATCCGCTGATCGATATCAAGTATAACCTGCATAATGCGGAAATACTGGATCATTTACCAGAAGGTGCATTTATCACAATCTCCAACCATCCGATCGGATCGGTAGACGGCATTATGTTGATCGATATAATGGCGTCCCGTCGTCCTGATTTTAAAGTGATGGTAAACGGTGTCCTGACTAAGATCGGAGCCATGCAGGATAATTTTGTATCGGTCATGCCGGACTCGACAGGTAACGGGCCGAATCCGGCAAATATCAATGGTGTCCGTTATTCCTTACAGCGACTTAAAGAAGGTCATCCTATGGGCTTTTTCCCTGCAGGAGCTATCTCTTTTTATAATAAGCAGGATAAAGCGATCCACGATTTACCCTGGACGCATAGTGTGATCCGGTTGATAAAAAAAGCGAACGTGCCTGTTTATCCTGTCTATTTCGACTTTCTTAATTCCCGTTTCTTTTATTGGCTGGGAAGCATAAGTTGGAAGATTCGTACTTTGCGTATTCCGGCAGAAGCTTTTAATAAAAGAGGAAAAACTGTCGATGTATATGTCGGTGAACCTATCTCTCCGGAAGAAATAAAGAAATTTACCGATGATACGGCACTTGCTGAGTTCTTGTTCAACAAGACTTATGGTGCTAAAAAATGA
- a CDS encoding peptidylprolyl isomerase: protein MATLEKIRSKAGLLVLVVGLALFAFIIGDFLNSGSTYFRQSQERVAKVDGEVIKIQDYQGRIDEMTEMYKMQSGQSSLPEEYMNQIRQSVFDAMVQEVVLDEATDKLGMQVSPEELFDMVQGENISPMIQQMQMFVNPQTGQFDKTALLNFLKTIDDDNIANYPADQQAQLIQARNFWLFWEKNIKRQRLEQKYTTLLSKAVSANVLDAKEAFNDVSENSDIVYAMQSYASIPDSTVDVSKSEIEKLYNQRKELYKQKEGKVIKYIAVDIRPSQEDYDKASADIESLKEEFKTSEKVADIVNENSEVPYMDAFFTENAFDPEMKQFATTAEVGAVYGPVFDNDKYRMFKLVDKTVAPDSVKVSHIMLANTGDEARTTVLADSLMNVLKNGGDFAELAKQFSADQAAENGGELGWFTEITALRGVNDDFKNAVFSTPVNNVVKVKSLYGTHLVKVTEKTNNVNKYKVADIDMTVSPSSKTYSNIYNELNQFISKNSDLAKLDEAAKEAGYNLISGVTVTADNQTLGSIKNSRPVIRWAFQNDKGKISEIFECDDKFVIAGVEGTLKEGYRSVASVTPALRAEIAAQKKGEKIAADLKAKNLTSVDAYADAMGSRVDSVKFINFGTRRIAGIGVEPKMNAMVSIAEVGQLSEPVVGNNGVYVFKVYDRNKDAKEFNEAEEIRTLDASNAYRFGFQAIQSLVNKAEVEDNRVRFF from the coding sequence ATGGCTACGCTGGAAAAAATCAGAAGCAAAGCAGGACTGCTCGTACTCGTTGTGGGTTTGGCGCTGTTCGCTTTTATCATTGGAGACTTTTTGAACTCCGGTTCTACTTATTTCAGACAATCTCAGGAGAGAGTTGCTAAGGTTGACGGGGAAGTAATTAAAATTCAAGATTATCAGGGACGTATTGACGAAATGACCGAGATGTATAAAATGCAGTCTGGTCAGAGCAGTCTTCCTGAGGAATATATGAATCAGATCCGTCAGTCAGTATTCGATGCGATGGTACAGGAAGTTGTATTGGATGAAGCAACTGATAAATTAGGAATGCAGGTTAGCCCGGAAGAACTGTTTGATATGGTTCAGGGTGAAAACATTTCACCGATGATCCAACAGATGCAGATGTTTGTTAATCCGCAGACCGGACAATTCGACAAAACTGCTTTGTTGAACTTCCTGAAAACTATCGATGACGATAACATCGCAAACTATCCTGCAGACCAGCAGGCACAGTTGATCCAGGCACGTAATTTCTGGCTGTTCTGGGAAAAGAACATCAAACGTCAGCGTCTGGAACAAAAATATACTACTTTGTTGAGCAAGGCTGTTTCTGCAAACGTTCTGGATGCAAAAGAGGCTTTCAATGATGTTTCAGAAAACTCTGACATCGTATATGCTATGCAGTCGTATGCAAGTATTCCTGATTCAACAGTTGATGTTAGCAAGAGCGAAATTGAAAAGCTGTACAATCAGCGCAAAGAACTTTACAAACAAAAAGAAGGTAAAGTTATTAAATACATCGCTGTTGATATTCGTCCGAGCCAGGAAGATTATGACAAGGCTAGTGCAGATATCGAGTCTTTGAAAGAAGAATTTAAAACTTCAGAAAAGGTTGCTGATATTGTAAATGAAAATTCGGAAGTTCCTTATATGGATGCTTTCTTCACTGAAAATGCTTTTGATCCGGAAATGAAGCAGTTCGCAACTACTGCTGAAGTAGGTGCTGTTTACGGCCCGGTATTCGATAATGACAAATACAGAATGTTTAAGCTGGTTGACAAGACAGTGGCTCCTGACTCAGTAAAAGTAAGTCATATCATGTTGGCTAACACGGGTGACGAAGCTCGTACAACTGTTTTGGCTGATAGCTTGATGAACGTATTGAAAAATGGTGGTGACTTTGCTGAACTGGCAAAACAATTCTCTGCTGACCAGGCTGCTGAAAATGGTGGTGAACTGGGATGGTTTACAGAAATCACTGCACTGAGAGGTGTAAACGACGATTTCAAAAATGCCGTATTCTCAACTCCGGTAAATAATGTAGTAAAGGTAAAATCTTTATACGGAACTCACTTGGTAAAGGTTACTGAAAAAACTAATAATGTGAATAAGTATAAGGTGGCTGATATCGATATGACTGTATCTCCTAGCTCTAAAACTTATAGCAACATTTATAATGAGTTGAATCAGTTCATTTCAAAGAACAGCGACCTGGCTAAGTTGGATGAAGCAGCTAAAGAAGCTGGTTATAACCTGATCTCTGGTGTAACTGTAACAGCTGACAATCAGACTTTGGGAAGTATTAAAAATTCTCGTCCGGTAATCCGTTGGGCTTTCCAGAACGATAAAGGTAAAATCTCTGAGATATTCGAATGTGACGATAAGTTTGTTATTGCAGGTGTTGAAGGTACTTTAAAAGAAGGTTACCGTTCAGTTGCTTCTGTTACTCCGGCTTTGAGAGCTGAGATAGCTGCTCAGAAGAAGGGTGAAAAGATCGCAGCCGATCTGAAAGCTAAAAATCTGACATCTGTTGATGCTTATGCAGATGCAATGGGTTCAAGAGTTGACTCTGTTAAGTTTATCAACTTTGGAACACGCCGTATTGCCGGTATTGGTGTAGAACCGAAAATGAATGCAATGGTTTCTATTGCAGAAGTCGGTCAGTTGAGCGAACCTGTAGTTGGAAACAATGGCGTATATGTATTCAAAGTATATGACAGAAACAAAGATGCTAAAGAGTTCAATGAAGCTGAAGAAATCCGCACATTAGATGCTTCTAACGCTTATCGTTTCGGATTCCAGGCTATCCAGTCACTGGTGAACAAAGCTGAAGTAGAAGATAACCGCGTACGTTTCTTCTAA
- the pdxA gene encoding 4-hydroxythreonine-4-phosphate dehydrogenase PdxA produces the protein MEERLIKVGITHGDINGIGYEVILKTFSDARVAELCTPIIYGSSKIAAYHRKALELPPVNMNIISQAEDAGVNRVNIINCVDDETKVELSQSTTIAGEAAFLSLEAAVADLKRGAVDVLLTAPINKHNIQNDQFHFPGHTEYLEERFGGVGRKALMILMKDSLRVALVTGHIPLSEVPSRITVEDIMSKLRIFNQSLKQDFGIVKPRIAVLSLNPHAGDDGLLGKEEETIIIPAMQEAEKRGVMSFGPYAADGFFGSQMYDKFDGVLAMYHDQGLAPFKTLAMDDGVNYTAGLSVVRTSPAHGTAYDIAGQNLASEESFRQALYAALDIYQNRLIYREATANPLRKQYFDKGGDNEKLDLTKEDDDTDVCPQ, from the coding sequence ATGGAAGAACGATTGATAAAGGTGGGCATTACCCACGGAGATATAAATGGCATCGGATATGAGGTGATATTGAAAACATTCTCAGATGCCAGGGTAGCAGAACTTTGTACTCCGATCATATACGGTTCGTCAAAGATTGCCGCCTATCACCGGAAAGCATTGGAGTTGCCCCCTGTGAATATGAATATTATCTCTCAGGCAGAGGATGCCGGTGTTAACCGCGTTAATATTATTAACTGTGTGGATGACGAGACAAAGGTCGAGTTGTCACAGTCGACAACTATTGCCGGTGAAGCTGCTTTTTTGTCGCTGGAAGCCGCAGTCGCAGATCTGAAACGTGGTGCTGTCGATGTTTTACTGACAGCCCCGATCAACAAGCATAATATACAAAATGACCAGTTCCATTTTCCGGGTCATACGGAATATTTGGAAGAACGTTTTGGCGGAGTAGGCCGGAAAGCCCTGATGATCCTGATGAAGGATAGTTTGCGGGTTGCTTTGGTGACCGGACATATTCCTCTGTCGGAAGTTCCATCCAGGATAACAGTGGAGGATATTATGTCGAAATTGCGTATATTCAATCAATCGCTCAAGCAGGATTTCGGAATCGTAAAGCCACGTATTGCCGTATTATCTTTAAATCCTCATGCCGGAGACGACGGCCTGCTGGGAAAAGAAGAGGAAACGATCATTATTCCGGCAATGCAAGAGGCAGAGAAAAGAGGTGTAATGTCTTTCGGACCTTATGCCGCCGATGGATTCTTCGGTTCGCAGATGTATGATAAATTTGACGGTGTCCTGGCTATGTATCACGATCAGGGACTGGCTCCATTCAAGACTCTGGCGATGGACGACGGAGTTAATTATACGGCCGGTTTGTCTGTGGTACGTACTTCTCCGGCACACGGTACTGCTTATGATATCGCAGGACAGAATTTAGCTTCGGAAGAGTCTTTCCGCCAGGCTTTGTATGCCGCTCTGGATATTTATCAGAATCGGTTGATCTATCGTGAAGCAACAGCCAATCCGCTTCGTAAACAATATTTTGATAAAGGAGGCGACAATGAAAAGCTGGATCTTACCAAGGAGGACGATGATACGGATGTATGCCCTCAATAA
- a CDS encoding adenylyltransferase/cytidyltransferase family protein produces MFKDKTIVYTSGTFDMFHYNHLRMINYARSLADILIVGVSTDELVSSYKANPIIPFNERLQIIEALKTPDIVIPQHTLDHTEIVKKLNIDAFVVGDDWFGKYDYLKDLGVQVFYFPYGTGVSSSNLKKTIHDSYEENLKYQRHAKPATVKGKGEE; encoded by the coding sequence ATGTTTAAAGATAAAACGATCGTATATACCTCCGGAACGTTTGATATGTTCCACTATAATCACCTGCGGATGATCAATTATGCCCGTAGTCTGGCTGATATTCTTATTGTAGGTGTAAGTACGGATGAACTGGTCTCTTCTTATAAGGCAAATCCTATTATTCCTTTTAATGAACGTCTTCAGATCATTGAAGCATTGAAAACGCCTGATATTGTGATACCGCAACATACTTTGGATCATACGGAGATAGTAAAAAAACTGAATATCGATGCATTTGTTGTGGGTGACGACTGGTTCGGTAAATATGATTATCTGAAAGATTTGGGTGTGCAGGTCTTTTATTTCCCTTACGGAACAGGAGTGTCTTCTTCTAACCTGAAGAAAACGATCCATGACTCTTATGAGGAAAATCTGAAATATCAACGACATGCTAAACCTGCAACTGTAAAAGGCAAAGGGGAGGAATAA
- a CDS encoding CDP-alcohol phosphatidyltransferase family protein gives MSNLDKEYEASLKSIETENVVDRAFYRPIGFRIARMLRGTGITPNMVTVISIFVGAAVGFMFYHDNLVYNICGILLLIFANILDCVDGQLARLTGIKSAIGRILDGFAGDIWFASIYVGFALRLSHDYGTHWFFALAVLSGLSHLVQANITDYYKTLHLYFISKDKGAEFQSLEQVIARHKEMKMGINKTFYFLYRGYTLLQVKATPALQRMLHSLHAKYGDDIPENVRVAFRKQSRELMRYIDLLTFNGRTIVMFIVVLIGEVWIYFLYEIIVLNIVLLLAMHKHEKMCASFIE, from the coding sequence ATGAGTAATTTGGATAAGGAATACGAAGCATCGCTGAAATCGATAGAAACAGAAAATGTTGTCGATCGGGCATTCTACCGTCCGATAGGTTTCCGTATAGCTCGTATGTTGCGTGGCACAGGAATTACCCCGAATATGGTAACGGTAATTTCTATATTTGTTGGGGCGGCCGTTGGTTTTATGTTTTATCATGATAATCTGGTCTATAATATTTGTGGTATATTATTATTGATTTTTGCCAATATCCTGGATTGTGTAGACGGTCAGTTGGCTCGCCTGACAGGTATAAAATCGGCTATCGGACGAATACTGGACGGGTTTGCCGGTGATATCTGGTTTGCATCTATCTATGTTGGGTTCGCTTTACGTTTATCACACGATTACGGAACACACTGGTTCTTTGCCTTAGCTGTCTTATCCGGACTTTCCCATTTGGTACAAGCAAATATTACCGACTACTATAAAACGCTTCATCTTTATTTTATCAGCAAGGATAAGGGTGCCGAGTTTCAGTCATTGGAGCAGGTTATAGCCCGGCACAAAGAGATGAAGATGGGAATCAACAAAACATTTTATTTCCTTTACAGGGGATATACTTTACTTCAGGTAAAGGCGACTCCTGCTTTGCAGCGTATGCTGCATAGCCTGCATGCCAAGTACGGGGATGATATTCCGGAAAACGTGCGGGTGGCTTTCCGTAAACAAAGTCGTGAATTGATGCGTTATATAGATCTACTGACATTTAACGGACGTACAATTGTTATGTTCATTGTGGTGTTGATAGGTGAAGTCTGGATTTATTTCCTGTATGAAATAATCGTGTTGAACATAGTCTTGCTATTGGCTATGCATAAACATGAAAAGATGTGTGCATCGTTTATAGAATAA
- a CDS encoding SDR family NAD(P)-dependent oxidoreductase has product MEKYALITGGTKGIGKAVAFCLGKAGYNLVLTYASDPNTAEHTREELQQQLQIKVFVLQADVTDKDSIEKIYTYLQERDLQLDAVVFNAGLTCRDSFENLSLEDWERVFFANVHFPVFFLQRIVGRINKGGSVVFTGSLMGIQPHSVSLAYGVTKSAVHALVKNLVKFLTPYELRVNAVAPGFVDTEWQKTKPAEIRRNIENKVSLGRFCDPEELAEVYKMLIENSYFNGEVVVVDGGYSYK; this is encoded by the coding sequence ATGGAAAAATATGCTTTAATTACCGGTGGTACGAAAGGTATAGGTAAAGCGGTGGCTTTCTGTTTAGGTAAAGCCGGGTATAACCTTGTGCTTACTTATGCTTCCGATCCGAATACTGCAGAACATACCAGAGAGGAATTGCAGCAGCAATTACAAATAAAAGTGTTTGTATTGCAGGCTGATGTAACAGACAAAGATTCCATAGAAAAAATATATACTTATTTGCAGGAAAGAGATTTGCAGCTTGATGCAGTGGTCTTTAATGCCGGTCTTACCTGTCGTGACTCTTTTGAAAATTTGTCACTGGAGGATTGGGAACGGGTATTTTTTGCCAATGTACATTTTCCTGTATTCTTTCTGCAACGCATTGTCGGACGCATAAATAAGGGAGGGAGTGTCGTATTTACCGGCTCTCTTATGGGAATTCAACCTCATTCGGTGTCTTTGGCTTACGGTGTAACAAAAAGTGCCGTACATGCCCTTGTGAAAAATCTGGTTAAGTTTCTTACGCCTTATGAGTTGCGTGTGAATGCAGTGGCTCCCGGATTTGTAGATACGGAATGGCAGAAAACCAAACCGGCAGAGATACGTCGGAATATAGAAAATAAGGTTTCTCTCGGTCGTTTTTGTGATCCGGAAGAGCTAGCCGAAGTATATAAGATGTTAATTGAAAATAGTTATTTTAATGGCGAAGTGGTCGTTGTAGACGGCGGTTATTCGTATAAATAA
- a CDS encoding sigma-54 interaction domain-containing protein: MIKLDVQQIKQRFGIIGNSPGLNRAIDVALQVAPTDLSVLITGESGVGKETFPQIIHQNSPRKHGQYIAVNCGAIPEGTIDSELFGHEKGSFTGALADRKGYFEVADGGTIFLDEVGELPIPTQARLLRVLETGEFIKVGSSKVLKTNVRIVAATNVNLIQAVADGKFREDLYYRLNTVPIQIPPLRERPEDIILLFRKFAGDCAEKYRMPPIRLDDEARQLLTSYRWPGNVRELKNITERISVIEENRDITADVLRLYLPDLNVEKYPVLVKQQDNDQKFFNSEREILYQVLFDMKKDVNDLKKLVHDIMGGKMQMPVAEDTTYAHPIHPVHSSSIQEVEEVEEEETLSLEEVEKEMIRKALEKHNGRRKNAAADLKISERTLYRKIKEYNLE; encoded by the coding sequence ATGATTAAGCTAGACGTCCAGCAAATAAAGCAACGTTTTGGAATTATAGGAAATAGCCCGGGCCTAAACAGGGCTATCGATGTGGCTCTTCAGGTGGCCCCGACAGATTTATCTGTCCTGATTACCGGTGAGAGTGGTGTCGGTAAGGAGACATTTCCACAGATTATACATCAGAACAGTCCGCGTAAACATGGACAATATATAGCCGTAAACTGCGGTGCTATTCCTGAAGGAACAATTGACTCGGAATTGTTCGGACATGAGAAAGGTTCTTTTACAGGAGCATTGGCAGACCGGAAAGGATATTTTGAAGTGGCCGACGGTGGTACGATCTTTCTGGATGAAGTAGGGGAATTACCTATCCCAACACAAGCCCGTTTGTTGCGTGTGCTTGAAACAGGAGAGTTTATTAAGGTCGGTTCTTCCAAAGTGTTGAAGACAAATGTGCGGATTGTAGCTGCTACGAATGTAAATCTGATACAGGCTGTTGCCGATGGGAAATTCCGTGAGGACCTGTATTATCGTTTGAATACTGTTCCTATTCAGATTCCCCCTTTACGAGAACGTCCGGAAGATATAATTCTTTTGTTTCGTAAATTTGCGGGTGATTGTGCAGAGAAATATCGTATGCCACCCATCCGTTTGGATGATGAAGCACGTCAGTTGCTTACTTCGTACCGCTGGCCGGGTAACGTCCGCGAACTGAAGAATATAACAGAGCGCATTTCTGTGATTGAAGAGAACCGTGATATAACGGCAGATGTTTTACGTTTGTATCTTCCTGATCTGAATGTGGAAAAATATCCGGTATTGGTTAAGCAGCAGGATAACGATCAGAAGTTTTTCAATAGTGAACGTGAGATCCTTTATCAGGTTCTTTTCGATATGAAGAAAGACGTAAACGATCTGAAAAAGCTGGTTCACGATATTATGGGAGGAAAGATGCAGATGCCTGTTGCAGAAGATACAACCTATGCACATCCTATCCATCCGGTTCATTCTTCTTCTATCCAGGAAGTGGAAGAAGTAGAAGAGGAAGAAACCTTGTCACTGGAAGAAGTGGAAAAAGAAATGATCCGTAAAGCACTGGAAAAGCATAACGGCCGCCGTAAGAATGCTGCTGCTGATCTGAAAATTTCGGAACGTACACTTTACAGAAAGATTAAAGAATATAATTTGGAATAA
- the secG gene encoding preprotein translocase subunit SecG: MYVFISILILIASLLLILIVLIQNSKGGGLASGFSSSNQIMGVRKTTDFLEKATWGLAGFVIVCSIVITAFIPRATTTTQSEIKKQVNEAVTIDPNTVAPNFGTAQQPATAPEEAPAEEPAQAQ, from the coding sequence ATGTACGTATTTATTTCTATTTTGATCCTGATTGCGTCATTACTATTGATTCTGATAGTACTGATTCAGAACTCAAAAGGTGGAGGTCTGGCTTCAGGATTCTCTTCTTCTAACCAAATTATGGGTGTACGTAAGACCACAGATTTCCTGGAAAAAGCAACTTGGGGCCTGGCAGGTTTCGTTATCGTTTGCAGTATCGTTATTACTGCATTCATTCCCAGAGCAACAACAACCACTCAATCTGAAATCAAAAAACAGGTAAACGAAGCAGTAACAATCGATCCGAACACGGTAGCTCCTAACTTCGGTACTGCTCAACAACCGGCTACTGCACCGGAAGAAGCTCCGGCAGAAGAACCTGCACAAGCACAATAA
- a CDS encoding LptE family protein — MFKKNVIWLCLSIGLVLTACSISYKFNGASIDYTKVKTITIKDFPNQAPLVYPQLSQEFTEALKDIYIRQTRLQLVNDNGDLELEGEITGYQLTPMAVKEDAWSSQTKLTITVRVRYSNRTNPDEDFEQTFSAYQEFDATRMLQDVEPEYVPLIIEEIVDQIYNATVANW; from the coding sequence ATGTTTAAGAAAAATGTGATCTGGCTTTGCCTGTCGATAGGATTGGTGCTGACAGCCTGTTCCATTTCGTACAAGTTCAATGGAGCTTCTATCGACTATACGAAGGTGAAAACCATCACGATAAAAGATTTTCCCAACCAGGCACCCTTGGTTTATCCGCAGCTTTCGCAGGAGTTTACCGAGGCACTGAAGGATATATACATTCGTCAAACACGTCTTCAGCTGGTCAATGATAACGGCGACCTGGAGCTCGAGGGTGAGATCACCGGTTATCAACTGACACCGATGGCTGTCAAGGAGGATGCCTGGTCTTCACAAACCAAATTGACCATTACGGTACGTGTGCGTTATTCAAACCGGACAAATCCTGATGAAGATTTCGAGCAGACTTTCTCTGCTTATCAGGAATTTGATGCGACACGAATGCTGCAGGATGTAGAACCTGAATATGTACCGCTCATTATAGAAGAAATTGTAGATCAGATTTATAATGCGACAGTAGCAAACTGGTAG
- the rlmN gene encoding 23S rRNA (adenine(2503)-C(2))-methyltransferase RlmN, with the protein MQEKRRLLGMTLNELKEVAAEAGLPGYAAKQMADWLYKKKVTSIAEMTNIAAAKRTQLEESFEVGAVSPVDCMKSVDGTIKYLFAAGTGNFVEAVYIPTDDRATLCVSSQVGCKMNCLFCMTGKQGFTMNLTANQILNQIQSLPESDSLTNLVFMGMGEPLDNVDELFKVLEILTASYGYAWSPKRITVSTIGVAKGLKRFLEESDCHLAVSLHSPYHEERLSLMPVEKAYPAQSIIELLKGYDFSHQRRVSFEYIVFKNLNDSPQHAKALICLLDTLDCRVNLIRFHAIPDVPLESSDLAKMEAFRDILNNAGIICTIRASRGEDIFAACGMLSTAKKQQKG; encoded by the coding sequence ATGCAAGAGAAAAGACGATTGTTGGGCATGACGCTGAACGAACTGAAAGAGGTGGCTGCTGAGGCCGGATTACCCGGTTACGCAGCTAAACAGATGGCTGACTGGCTATATAAGAAGAAAGTAACCTCTATCGCTGAAATGACTAATATTGCGGCTGCCAAACGGACACAGCTGGAAGAGTCTTTTGAAGTAGGTGCCGTTTCGCCTGTAGATTGTATGAAGTCGGTAGACGGAACGATAAAATATTTGTTTGCTGCCGGTACCGGTAACTTTGTCGAGGCTGTTTATATCCCAACAGACGATCGTGCAACCTTGTGTGTCTCTTCCCAGGTCGGATGTAAGATGAATTGTCTGTTCTGTATGACGGGAAAACAGGGTTTTACAATGAATCTTACAGCGAATCAGATACTGAATCAGATACAATCTCTACCGGAATCCGACAGTTTGACGAATCTGGTCTTTATGGGAATGGGAGAGCCGTTGGATAATGTGGACGAACTTTTTAAAGTTCTTGAGATCCTGACTGCTTCATATGGATATGCCTGGAGTCCTAAAAGGATAACTGTTTCGACAATCGGCGTTGCCAAAGGATTGAAACGGTTCCTGGAGGAGAGCGACTGTCATCTGGCCGTAAGCCTGCATTCTCCTTATCATGAAGAGCGATTGTCGTTAATGCCTGTGGAAAAAGCTTATCCGGCACAAAGCATCATCGAATTACTAAAGGGATATGATTTCTCACACCAGCGCCGGGTGTCATTCGAATATATTGTTTTTAAAAATTTAAACGATAGTCCGCAACATGCTAAAGCATTGATTTGTTTATTAGATACCTTGGATTGCCGGGTAAACCTGATCCGTTTTCATGCTATACCCGATGTCCCGTTGGAGAGTTCGGATTTGGCAAAGATGGAAGCTTTTCGCGATATATTGAATAATGCCGGAATAATCTGTACGATTCGGGCTTCCAGGGGGGAAGATATATTTGCTGCTTGCGGAATGTTGTCCACCGCTAAAAAACAACAAAAGGGATAG